A window of the Catenulispora sp. MAP5-51 genome harbors these coding sequences:
- a CDS encoding polynucleotide kinase-phosphatase translates to MSDLAVPELSLVVLIGTSGSGKSTFARKHFRSTAIVSSDACRGIVSDDENDQSATPEAFALLHHIAGVRLRRGLLTVVDATNVQSKARESLVKLAREYDVLPVAIVLDIPERVCVDRNAERADRADLPARVIARQRRELRNGLRNLSREGFRKVHVLKSVEEVDAAVIAYEKAYNDKRELTGPFDVIGDVHGCRAELETLLATLGYTLARDEHGRPVDAVHPEGRTVVFVGDLVDRGPDTPGVLRLAMGMVEAGHALCVTGNHENKLVRALDGRNVKVAHGLAESLTQLEAQDEDFRKRVRAFCDGLISHYVLDGGKLVVAHAGLKEEYQGRASGRVRSFAMYGETTGETDEFGLPVRYPWANDYRGPAMVLYGHTPVLDLEWVNNTLCLDTGVVFGGRLSALRYPEREPVSVPAERVWYEPVRLLQATTFASGAGVVRRDPGVLDLDDVLGRRTVEARHLGRVTVQEENAAAALEVMSRFAVDPRWLVYLPPTMAPCATSTLPGFLEHPAEAFAAYREEDVRELLCEEKHMGSRAVVVIARDADAARARFGVEDGSTGAVYTRTGRPFFDRPEQIEAVLARVRSAVDAAGVWSELETDWLLLDCELLPWSAKAMGLLRDQYAAVGAAARVSLTAATSVLGAAVARGLDVGELAARQERRLTDALAFTTAYGRYCWPVDGLEGLRLAPFQVLASQGANHAVTKGNDWHIALADRLVEADPEFFTRTERRIVDLENEASVAEATAWWQTMTAAGGEGMVVKPLHGFTAGRRGPVQPGVKCRGPEYLRIIYGPEYLEPPNLDRLRHRGLGRKRSLASREYALGLESVERFVGGEPLWRVHEAVFAVLALESEPVDPRL, encoded by the coding sequence ATGTCTGACCTGGCCGTCCCCGAGCTGTCGCTGGTCGTGCTGATCGGCACCAGCGGCTCCGGCAAGTCCACCTTCGCCCGCAAGCACTTCCGCTCGACCGCGATCGTCTCCTCCGACGCCTGCCGCGGCATCGTCTCCGACGACGAGAACGACCAGTCCGCGACCCCTGAGGCCTTCGCGCTCCTGCACCACATCGCCGGCGTCCGTCTGCGCCGGGGCCTGCTGACCGTCGTGGACGCCACGAACGTGCAGAGCAAGGCGCGCGAGTCGCTGGTGAAGCTGGCGCGCGAGTACGACGTGCTGCCGGTCGCGATCGTGCTCGACATCCCCGAGCGTGTCTGTGTCGACCGCAACGCCGAGCGTGCCGACCGGGCCGACCTGCCCGCGCGCGTCATCGCAAGGCAGCGCCGCGAGCTGCGCAACGGGCTGCGGAACCTGTCGCGTGAGGGCTTCCGCAAGGTGCACGTCCTGAAGAGCGTCGAGGAGGTCGACGCGGCCGTCATCGCCTATGAGAAGGCGTACAACGACAAGCGTGAGCTCACCGGCCCGTTCGACGTCATCGGCGACGTCCACGGCTGTCGCGCCGAGCTTGAGACGCTGCTCGCCACGCTTGGCTACACCCTCGCCCGGGACGAGCACGGGCGTCCCGTCGACGCTGTGCATCCCGAAGGTCGTACGGTGGTGTTCGTCGGCGACCTGGTCGACCGGGGTCCCGACACACCCGGCGTGCTGCGGCTGGCGATGGGGATGGTCGAGGCCGGGCACGCGCTGTGTGTCACGGGCAACCACGAGAACAAGCTGGTCCGCGCTCTGGATGGACGCAACGTCAAGGTCGCCCACGGCCTGGCCGAGTCGCTGACGCAGCTGGAGGCCCAGGACGAGGACTTCCGCAAGCGGGTCCGTGCCTTCTGCGACGGGTTGATCAGCCACTACGTCCTGGACGGCGGCAAGCTGGTGGTGGCCCACGCCGGCCTCAAGGAGGAGTACCAGGGACGCGCCTCGGGGCGGGTCCGCTCCTTCGCGATGTACGGGGAGACCACCGGGGAGACCGACGAGTTCGGGCTGCCGGTGCGCTACCCGTGGGCCAACGACTACCGGGGCCCGGCGATGGTGCTGTACGGGCACACTCCGGTGTTGGACCTGGAGTGGGTCAACAACACGCTGTGTCTGGACACCGGTGTGGTGTTCGGCGGGCGGCTCAGCGCTCTGCGCTACCCCGAGCGTGAACCGGTATCGGTGCCGGCCGAGCGAGTCTGGTACGAGCCGGTGCGTCTGTTGCAGGCCACGACGTTTGCCTCCGGCGCTGGTGTGGTGCGGCGTGACCCCGGCGTGCTGGACCTGGACGACGTGCTCGGTCGGCGCACCGTGGAGGCGCGCCACCTGGGCCGGGTCACCGTGCAGGAGGAGAACGCCGCCGCGGCGCTGGAGGTGATGAGCCGGTTCGCGGTGGACCCGCGCTGGCTGGTGTACCTGCCGCCGACGATGGCGCCGTGTGCGACGTCCACGCTGCCGGGGTTTTTGGAGCACCCGGCCGAGGCTTTCGCGGCGTACCGGGAGGAGGACGTCAGGGAGCTGCTGTGCGAGGAGAAGCACATGGGGTCCCGGGCGGTGGTCGTCATCGCGCGCGACGCCGACGCCGCACGGGCCCGCTTCGGGGTCGAGGACGGCAGCACCGGCGCCGTCTACACGCGTACCGGCAGGCCGTTCTTCGACCGGCCCGAGCAGATCGAGGCGGTGCTGGCGCGGGTGCGCTCGGCTGTTGACGCCGCAGGCGTGTGGTCGGAGCTGGAGACGGACTGGCTGCTGCTGGACTGCGAGCTGCTGCCGTGGTCGGCGAAGGCGATGGGGCTGCTGCGGGATCAGTACGCCGCGGTGGGTGCGGCGGCGCGGGTGTCGCTGACGGCTGCCACCTCGGTGCTGGGCGCCGCTGTGGCTCGGGGGCTGGATGTCGGGGAACTTGCCGCTCGCCAGGAGCGGCGGCTCACGGACGCGCTGGCCTTCACCACCGCGTACGGGCGCTACTGCTGGCCGGTGGACGGGCTGGAGGGGCTGCGGCTGGCGCCGTTCCAGGTGCTGGCATCGCAGGGGGCCAACCACGCTGTGACCAAGGGCAACGACTGGCACATCGCGTTGGCCGACCGCCTGGTCGAGGCCGACCCGGAGTTCTTCACACGCACCGAGCGGCGCATCGTCGACCTGGAGAACGAGGCCTCGGTCGCCGAGGCGACGGCCTGGTGGCAGACGATGACCGCGGCCGGCGGCGAGGGCATGGTGGTCAAGCCTCTGCACGGCTTCACGGCGGGCCGGCGCGGGCCGGTCCAGCCGGGCGTGAAGTGCCGCGGACCGGAGTACCTGCGCATCATCTACGGCCCGGAGTACCTCGAGCCGCCGAACCTGGACCGCCTGCGCCACCGGGGCCTGGGCCGCAAGCGCTCGCTCGCGAGCCGGGAGTACGCGCTGGGCCTGGAGTCGGTGGAGCGCTTCGTCGGGGGCGAGCCGCTGTGGCGGGTGCACGAGGCGGTGTTCGCGGTGCTGGCGTTGGAGTCGGAGCCGGTGGACCCTCGGTTGTAG
- a CDS encoding 3' terminal RNA ribose 2'-O-methyltransferase Hen1, with amino-acid sequence MLLTITATAPPGADWPATDLGFLLHKNPGRVQAFSVTYGTAHVFYPVAGEQECTAALLLEVDPIALVRGRGRTSQDFALSQYVNDRPYAASSLLASALGHVFRTALRGRCDQRPELAAMAIPLRIEVPALICREPELAVSLFEPLGWAVEAEPVALDPAFPEWGASRYTKLTLTGTLRLSEALSHLFVLLAALDGAKHYWVANDEVDKLVRVGEGWLGTHPMRGMIARRYLARRQPLVREALARLAEVDDVEPEVLDNAVGFEAVETESEPVDGPHPPRGLTTTDKEGAPGEQAQGSAAAPAEVNESDPKLSQARERKLSLATARRAAVVETLHEAEASRVLDLGCGEGALLRDLLKDKAFTEVVGIDVSARALQMAARKLRVDRLPERVKARLTLRQGALTYTDAALAGYDAAVLMEVIEHVDPHRLPALEHAVFRAAHPRAVVVTTPNIEYNARYETLEAGRFRHSDHRFEWTRAEFRAWAERVAASYEYDVRFKPVGEIDPELGPSTQLALFTLTKKEASADV; translated from the coding sequence ATGCTCCTGACGATTACCGCGACGGCGCCGCCCGGCGCCGACTGGCCGGCCACCGACCTGGGCTTCCTGCTCCACAAGAATCCGGGGCGGGTCCAGGCCTTCTCCGTGACCTACGGCACGGCCCACGTGTTCTATCCGGTCGCCGGCGAGCAGGAGTGCACCGCCGCGTTGCTGCTGGAGGTGGACCCGATCGCGCTGGTGCGCGGCCGAGGTCGTACCAGCCAGGACTTCGCGCTGTCGCAGTACGTCAACGACCGGCCGTACGCGGCGTCCTCCCTGCTGGCCTCGGCCCTGGGGCACGTCTTCCGCACCGCGCTGCGCGGCCGCTGCGACCAGCGCCCGGAGCTGGCTGCCATGGCAATCCCGCTGCGCATCGAGGTGCCGGCGCTCATTTGTCGCGAGCCGGAACTGGCCGTGTCACTGTTCGAACCGCTGGGCTGGGCCGTGGAGGCCGAGCCGGTGGCGCTGGACCCGGCGTTCCCGGAATGGGGCGCCTCGCGCTACACGAAGCTGACCCTCACCGGGACGCTGCGCCTGTCCGAGGCGCTGTCGCACCTGTTCGTGCTGCTGGCCGCCCTCGACGGGGCCAAGCACTACTGGGTCGCCAACGACGAGGTCGACAAGCTGGTACGCGTCGGCGAGGGCTGGCTCGGTACGCACCCGATGCGCGGCATGATCGCGCGCCGGTACCTGGCACGGCGCCAGCCGCTGGTGCGGGAGGCGCTGGCGCGGCTGGCGGAGGTGGACGACGTCGAGCCGGAGGTGCTGGACAACGCGGTGGGGTTCGAGGCGGTCGAGACCGAATCCGAACCGGTAGACGGACCCCACCCGCCCAGGGGGCTCACCACCACAGACAAGGAAGGCGCGCCCGGCGAACAAGCTCAAGGATCCGCCGCCGCGCCCGCCGAGGTCAACGAATCCGACCCGAAGTTGAGCCAGGCGAGGGAACGCAAGCTGTCCCTGGCGACCGCCCGCCGCGCGGCCGTCGTCGAGACCCTCCACGAGGCCGAGGCCTCCCGCGTCCTGGACCTTGGTTGCGGCGAGGGCGCGCTGCTGCGCGACCTGCTCAAGGACAAGGCGTTCACGGAGGTCGTCGGCATCGACGTCTCGGCCCGCGCGCTCCAGATGGCCGCGCGCAAGCTGCGCGTCGATCGCCTGCCCGAACGCGTCAAGGCGCGCCTGACCCTGCGCCAGGGCGCCCTGACCTACACCGACGCCGCGCTGGCCGGATACGACGCCGCGGTCCTGATGGAGGTCATCGAGCACGTCGACCCGCACCGTCTGCCCGCGCTGGAGCACGCCGTCTTCCGCGCGGCGCACCCCCGTGCCGTTGTGGTAACCACGCCCAACATCGAGTACAACGCCCGGTACGAGACGCTGGAGGCCGGCCGGTTCCGGCACAGCGACCACCGTTTCGAGTGGACGCGTGCGGAGTTCCGTGCCTGGGCCGAACGGGTGGCCGCGTCGTACGAGTACGACGTCCGGTTCAAGCCCGTCGGCGAGATCGACCCGGAGCTCGGGCCGTCCACCCAGCTCGCGCTGTTCACCCTGACCAAGAAGGAGGCCTCGGCCGATGTCTGA
- a CDS encoding RNA 2'-phosphotransferase has product MNEKDMVRLSKRMSNWLRHHPEAIGLTMDGAGWVSIDQLLANAAARGQRFGRAQLDEVVAQNNKQRFELDDTGTLIRARQGHSVPVELGYAAAEPPEVLFHGTAQSTLTLIWRDGLLPMKRHAVHLSQDLDTAVRVGSRHGKPAVLAVAAARMQAEGYPFFVTGNGVWLTDAVPAEYLREVPATG; this is encoded by the coding sequence ATGAATGAGAAGGACATGGTCCGCTTGTCGAAGCGGATGTCGAACTGGCTGCGCCACCACCCCGAAGCGATCGGCCTGACGATGGACGGCGCCGGCTGGGTGTCGATCGACCAGCTGCTGGCCAATGCCGCGGCCCGGGGCCAGCGTTTCGGCCGTGCGCAGCTCGACGAGGTCGTGGCGCAGAACAACAAGCAGCGGTTCGAGCTCGACGACACCGGGACGCTGATCCGGGCCCGGCAGGGTCATTCGGTACCGGTCGAACTCGGTTACGCGGCCGCCGAGCCGCCCGAGGTGCTGTTCCACGGCACGGCGCAGAGCACGCTCACCCTGATCTGGCGTGACGGGCTGCTGCCGATGAAGCGCCACGCCGTGCACCTGTCGCAGGACCTGGACACGGCGGTCAGGGTCGGATCCCGGCACGGCAAGCCGGCGGTGCTGGCCGTCGCCGCCGCGCGCATGCAGGCCGAGGGCTACCCGTTCTTCGTGACGGGCAACGGCGTGTGGCTGACCGACGCCGTGCCCGCGGAGTACCTGCGCGAGGTCCCGGCCACCGGCTGA
- a CDS encoding bifunctional polysaccharide deacetylase/glycosyltransferase family 2 protein, with the protein MLTLGGILNHQVGAEGSGGPHQPLGNAGVPASITDGGPVVDTRAGAQRSLAVQPGKVALTFDDGPDPRWTPQVLAVLAKHHVPGTFFVIGAHVAEDPGLVRDEVADGDEVGIHTFTHDDLGTAPAWRRSLEFSQTQSAIAGATGISTPLLRPPYSSEPDAVDRLDWAAIQDAGKHGYLVVLTDRDSQDWQREGVQKILDASIPSAPSIPSAPAKGKAASAAPPPGFVLMMHDGGGDRSETVAALDQLIPALQARGYAFDTVTGAVGAPSPLAPADTVARWKGKGLILAVQVSDFVVRWLGWAVLLSGVVGAVRVVLLLGAARRHRRRRAVPWGPPVTRPVSVIVPAYNEEAGIRATVESLSASTYPIEIIVVDDGSTDGTSAVVEELIRRRRPGLPPLRLIRQPNAGKPAALNTGTAAARGDLLVMMDGDTVFEPETVAHLVQPFADPSVGAVSGNAKVGNRKGILGRWQHIEYVVGFNLERRMYDLAGCMPTVPGAVGAFRREALARVGGVSDDTLAEDTDLTMAVIRDGWRAVYEERAIAWTEAPSSLRQFWRQRYRWCYGTLQAMWKHRRSVLRRGAEGKLGRRGLTYMLLFQVLMPLLAPVVDVFAVYGLVFNDAARVGAVWLAFLAVQMVMALYAFALDHERPTALWTLPLQQVVYRQLMYLVVIHSLVTAVVGTRLRWQRVQRYGSLGGTSSAGASVAGQQGV; encoded by the coding sequence ATGCTCACACTTGGTGGCATCCTTAATCACCAGGTCGGGGCCGAGGGCAGTGGTGGTCCGCATCAGCCGCTGGGCAATGCCGGCGTCCCGGCGTCGATCACCGATGGTGGTCCGGTCGTGGACACGCGGGCCGGGGCTCAGCGTTCGCTGGCGGTGCAGCCGGGCAAGGTCGCGCTGACGTTCGACGACGGTCCTGATCCGCGGTGGACTCCGCAGGTGCTGGCCGTGCTGGCCAAGCACCACGTCCCGGGCACGTTCTTCGTCATCGGCGCGCATGTGGCCGAGGACCCGGGTCTGGTGCGCGACGAGGTCGCCGACGGCGATGAGGTCGGCATCCACACCTTCACGCACGACGACCTCGGCACCGCACCGGCCTGGCGCCGTTCGCTGGAGTTCTCCCAGACCCAGTCGGCGATCGCTGGTGCGACCGGGATCTCCACGCCGTTGTTACGTCCGCCGTACTCCTCCGAGCCCGACGCGGTCGACCGGCTGGACTGGGCTGCGATCCAGGACGCCGGCAAGCACGGCTACCTCGTGGTCCTCACCGACCGGGACAGCCAGGACTGGCAGCGGGAGGGCGTGCAGAAGATCCTTGATGCGTCGATCCCGTCGGCCCCGTCGATCCCGTCGGCGCCGGCGAAAGGGAAGGCAGCCTCGGCCGCGCCGCCCCCCGGCTTCGTCCTGATGATGCACGACGGCGGCGGCGACCGGTCGGAGACCGTCGCGGCCCTGGACCAGCTGATCCCGGCCCTGCAAGCCCGCGGCTACGCCTTCGACACCGTGACCGGAGCGGTCGGCGCCCCCTCACCGCTGGCCCCGGCCGACACCGTCGCCCGCTGGAAGGGCAAAGGCCTGATCCTCGCGGTCCAGGTGTCGGACTTCGTCGTGCGCTGGCTCGGCTGGGCGGTGCTCCTGTCCGGGGTCGTCGGCGCGGTGCGCGTCGTGCTCCTCCTTGGCGCGGCTCGGCGGCACCGTCGGCGCCGTGCCGTGCCGTGGGGGCCGCCGGTGACGCGGCCGGTGTCGGTGATCGTCCCGGCGTACAACGAGGAAGCCGGCATCCGGGCCACGGTCGAGTCGCTGTCGGCGAGTACGTACCCGATCGAGATCATCGTCGTCGACGACGGTTCCACCGACGGCACCTCCGCGGTCGTCGAGGAGCTGATCCGCCGCCGTCGCCCCGGCCTGCCGCCGCTGCGCCTGATCCGCCAGCCCAACGCCGGCAAGCCCGCCGCGCTCAACACCGGCACCGCCGCGGCGCGCGGCGATCTGCTGGTGATGATGGACGGCGACACCGTCTTCGAACCTGAAACGGTCGCGCACCTGGTGCAGCCGTTCGCCGATCCCTCGGTCGGGGCGGTCTCCGGCAACGCCAAGGTCGGCAACCGCAAGGGCATCCTGGGGCGCTGGCAGCACATCGAGTACGTGGTCGGGTTCAACCTGGAACGCCGGATGTACGACCTGGCCGGCTGCATGCCGACGGTGCCGGGTGCGGTCGGCGCGTTCCGGCGTGAGGCGCTGGCTCGGGTCGGCGGGGTCAGCGACGACACGCTGGCCGAGGACACCGACCTGACGATGGCGGTGATCCGGGACGGCTGGCGTGCGGTGTACGAGGAGCGCGCGATCGCCTGGACCGAGGCGCCGTCCTCACTCCGGCAGTTCTGGCGGCAGCGCTACCGGTGGTGCTACGGCACGCTGCAGGCCATGTGGAAGCACCGTCGCAGCGTCCTGCGCCGGGGCGCCGAGGGCAAGCTGGGACGCCGTGGCCTGACCTACATGCTGCTGTTCCAGGTGCTGATGCCGCTGCTGGCGCCGGTCGTGGACGTGTTCGCCGTCTACGGGCTCGTCTTCAACGACGCCGCGCGCGTCGGCGCGGTCTGGCTGGCGTTCCTGGCGGTCCAGATGGTGATGGCGCTGTACGCCTTCGCGTTGGACCACGAGCGCCCGACCGCGCTGTGGACCCTTCCGTTGCAGCAGGTCGTCTACCGCCAGTTGATGTACCTCGTGGTGATCCACTCTCTGGTGACGGCGGTCGTCGGCACCCGGCTGCGGTGGCAGCGGGTGCAGCGCTACGGCAGCCTCGGTGGTACCTCCTCGGCGGGGGCTTCCGTCGCAGGTCAGCAAGGGGTGTAA
- a CDS encoding RNA polymerase sigma factor, giving the protein MLVHAWFEEGYGLAWGDLDSALAAARRGEETGFAELWHALHPLLLRYLRAVVGDAAEDVASETWLQAAKDVRGYRGDAAGFRVWLFRVARHRALDELRKASRRKEDNGDVAEYVTDWPAPDDTERAAAEREDTERALRLIARLPKDQAEAVLLRVVAGMDVAQTAKVLDKRDGAVRIAAMRGLKRLAAILAEQQADGDTGHDTGTTGSTGATGSTETTGSTGTTGNSGANGGMEGTGDAGPGRNGRGSRTVKGAEYG; this is encoded by the coding sequence GTGCTCGTGCACGCATGGTTCGAGGAGGGGTACGGCTTGGCCTGGGGCGATCTGGATTCCGCCCTGGCCGCGGCCCGCCGCGGCGAGGAGACGGGATTCGCAGAGCTTTGGCATGCCCTGCATCCGCTGCTGCTGCGCTACCTGCGCGCCGTCGTCGGTGACGCCGCCGAGGACGTGGCCAGCGAGACCTGGCTGCAGGCCGCCAAGGATGTGCGCGGGTATCGTGGCGACGCGGCCGGGTTCCGCGTCTGGCTGTTCCGGGTGGCGCGCCACCGCGCCCTGGACGAGCTGCGCAAGGCCTCGCGCCGCAAGGAGGACAACGGCGACGTGGCCGAGTACGTCACCGACTGGCCGGCCCCCGACGACACCGAGCGCGCCGCCGCCGAGCGCGAGGACACCGAGCGTGCCCTGCGGCTGATAGCCCGGCTGCCCAAGGACCAGGCCGAGGCGGTGCTGCTGCGGGTGGTCGCCGGGATGGACGTGGCGCAGACGGCGAAGGTGCTGGACAAGCGGGACGGCGCGGTGCGGATCGCGGCCATGCGCGGGCTCAAGCGGCTCGCGGCGATCCTGGCCGAGCAGCAGGCCGACGGCGACACCGGCCACGACACCGGTACTACGGGTAGTACTGGCGCGACAGGTAGTACGGAGACGACAGGTAGTACGGGGACGACGGGCAATTCGGGCGCCAACGGGGGGATGGAGGGGACCGGCGACGCGGGGCCCGGCCGCAACGGGCGGGGCTCGCGCACGGTGAAGGGTGCGGAGTATGGCTGA
- a CDS encoding enoyl-CoA hydratase family protein — protein sequence MSPFRGSVPFTDKWDHFGVEHADGVTTVTLNRPDKINALTFEAYADLRDLLAELPHRGDTRVLVLRGEGPGFCSGGDVNEIIGELLKMRPDEHLAFTRMTGDVVRAIREVPIPVIASIHGIAAGAGSVLALAADFRIVARSARFAFLFTKVGLSGSDMGAAYLLPRIVGLGNATKLLMLGDTVKAPEADRYGLVSELVEDDDLVAATAALARRLADGPALAYAQTKMLLTRELDMGLSPSLEMDAAVQALLMNTRDHAEFHRAFNAKETPKWEGR from the coding sequence ATGAGCCCGTTCCGGGGTTCGGTCCCGTTCACCGACAAGTGGGACCACTTCGGCGTCGAGCACGCCGACGGAGTCACGACCGTGACCCTCAACCGTCCCGACAAGATCAATGCCTTGACCTTCGAGGCCTACGCCGACCTGCGCGACCTGCTCGCCGAGCTGCCGCACCGCGGCGACACCCGGGTGCTGGTGCTGCGCGGGGAGGGCCCGGGCTTCTGCTCCGGCGGGGACGTCAACGAGATCATCGGCGAGCTGCTGAAGATGCGCCCGGACGAGCACCTGGCGTTCACGCGCATGACCGGGGACGTGGTCCGCGCGATCCGCGAGGTCCCGATCCCGGTGATCGCCTCGATCCACGGCATCGCCGCCGGCGCCGGCTCGGTGCTGGCCCTGGCCGCCGACTTCCGGATCGTGGCCCGCTCGGCACGCTTCGCGTTCCTGTTCACCAAGGTCGGGCTGTCCGGCTCCGACATGGGGGCGGCCTACCTGCTGCCGCGGATCGTCGGACTGGGCAACGCCACCAAGCTCCTGATGCTCGGCGACACCGTCAAGGCCCCGGAGGCCGACAGGTACGGCCTGGTCAGCGAGCTGGTCGAGGACGACGACCTGGTGGCCGCGACCGCCGCACTGGCCCGCCGGCTGGCCGACGGCCCGGCCCTGGCCTACGCCCAGACCAAGATGCTGCTGACCCGCGAGCTGGACATGGGCCTGTCGCCGTCGCTGGAGATGGACGCCGCGGTCCAGGCGCTGCTGATGAACACCCGCGACCACGCCGAGTTCCACCGGGCGTTCAACGCCAAGGAGACGCCGAAGTGGGAGGGCCGATGA
- a CDS encoding RidA family protein, with protein sequence MSTQPTSPQPTPHELVNPPELAPAIGFSHAVAAAGGRTVYLGGQAGIHPDGTVDPKATLVEQFDLALANMATTLAAAGAKPEHLVTVTVFATDAEQYRADLKELGAIWRRHLGKHYPAMAFFEVKGLFDPAALVELTGVAVVP encoded by the coding sequence ATGAGCACGCAGCCGACGTCCCCGCAGCCGACCCCGCACGAGCTGGTGAACCCGCCGGAGCTGGCCCCGGCCATCGGCTTCTCCCACGCCGTGGCCGCAGCCGGCGGCCGCACGGTCTACCTCGGCGGCCAGGCCGGGATCCACCCCGACGGCACGGTCGACCCGAAGGCCACCCTCGTCGAGCAGTTCGACCTGGCGCTGGCCAACATGGCCACGACGCTGGCCGCCGCCGGCGCCAAGCCCGAGCACCTGGTGACCGTCACCGTCTTCGCGACCGACGCCGAGCAGTACCGCGCGGACCTGAAGGAACTCGGCGCCATCTGGCGCCGCCACCTCGGCAAGCACTACCCCGCGATGGCCTTCTTCGAGGTCAAGGGCCTGTTCGACCCGGCGGCGCTGGTGGAGCTGACCGGCGTCGCGGTGGTGCCGTGA